A genomic window from Tolypothrix sp. PCC 7910 includes:
- a CDS encoding stage II sporulation protein M has translation MNIQRWIARRELNWQRLDTLLRQVEKKGLKSLRAVEIRELASLYRSVAADLARARTQKVGNTLIQSLQSLTTRAYTQIYQGSRRQEWQAVVEFYKWGLPAVVQQTFLYIAIATALFLLGALVAWWYAWQDPSFMPLIVPESLISRVRDDRKLWMGSIVGIEPLASSSIMINNLSVSFGAVAGGITAGAYTTYLMIFNGLLIGAIGTLVGQNHLAYPFWAFVFPHGSLELPAIFFAGGAGLLIARAILFPGKYRRRDALKFYGSQAAQLVFGIVPMLVIAGTIEGFFSPNPSIPDPLKYLVGMGLFVLLIMYCSRKRS, from the coding sequence ATGAATATTCAACGTTGGATTGCGCGACGGGAATTAAATTGGCAGCGTTTGGATACGCTTTTACGGCAGGTAGAAAAAAAAGGGTTAAAATCACTGCGGGCGGTGGAAATTAGGGAATTAGCCAGTTTATATCGTTCCGTAGCGGCAGATTTAGCACGCGCCCGTACTCAAAAAGTCGGCAATACGTTGATTCAAAGTTTACAATCTTTAACAACTCGCGCCTATACACAGATTTATCAAGGTTCGCGACGGCAGGAATGGCAAGCTGTAGTGGAGTTTTATAAATGGGGATTACCTGCTGTAGTGCAGCAAACATTTCTATATATCGCTATAGCTACGGCTTTATTTTTATTAGGGGCTTTAGTTGCTTGGTGGTACGCTTGGCAAGACCCCAGCTTTATGCCGCTAATTGTACCCGAAAGTTTAATTTCTCGCGTGCGAGACGATCGCAAATTGTGGATGGGGTCAATTGTGGGGATTGAACCCCTAGCATCCAGCAGTATTATGATTAATAATTTATCGGTTTCCTTTGGGGCTGTTGCTGGTGGAATTACAGCCGGGGCATATACAACATATTTAATGATATTTAATGGTTTATTAATTGGTGCGATTGGCACTTTGGTAGGTCAAAATCATCTTGCCTATCCTTTTTGGGCATTTGTATTTCCGCATGGTTCTTTAGAATTACCTGCTATTTTTTTTGCTGGTGGTGCAGGATTACTCATAGCAAGAGCAATTTTATTTCCTGGTAAATATCGTCGTCGGGATGCACTGAAGTTTTACGGTTCCCAAGCAGCACAGTTAGTATTTGGGATTGTGCCGATGTTAGTCATTGCTGGGACTATTGAGGGATTTTTCTCTCCCAATCCCAGCATTCCCGACCCTTTAAAATATCTTGTTGGGATGGGATTGTTTGTGCTTTTGATTATGTATTGTAGTCGCAAGCGTTCATAA
- a CDS encoding DUF1868 domain-containing protein encodes MDDNYQTYLNRVARMTLPEAYRSQVQHIQESSKFQPDSGSRQAAPFPGYTLITPPAEEATENSAFYTQLKGYQQKLLELPTNSNLIVPVPDSSFHLTLADLIWDSAYRDACEKNPQFEQQLCSCVGEIFQEYQKSLSADSQRIHWQVLGLIVMPRAIGVCLVPQDERCYEQVIKLRRTIYQNSQLMALGIEQHYHFTAHITLGYFGEISPELDRTKFSTMLSELNQQWLLNSPEFLIDRVELRKFDDMTRYYRQPDWPTLAIS; translated from the coding sequence TTGGACGATAACTATCAAACTTACTTGAATCGGGTAGCACGAATGACGCTACCAGAAGCTTACAGATCTCAAGTCCAGCATATTCAGGAATCTTCTAAATTTCAGCCAGATTCCGGTTCTAGGCAAGCAGCACCATTTCCCGGCTACACGCTAATTACCCCACCTGCGGAAGAAGCAACAGAAAATTCTGCTTTCTATACGCAGTTAAAAGGTTATCAACAAAAACTGTTGGAATTGCCTACCAATAGTAATTTGATTGTGCCTGTACCAGATTCTAGCTTCCATTTGACCCTAGCAGATTTAATTTGGGATAGTGCTTACCGTGATGCTTGTGAGAAAAACCCCCAATTTGAACAGCAGTTATGTTCTTGTGTTGGGGAAATATTTCAGGAATATCAAAAATCTCTCTCAGCCGATAGTCAACGTATTCATTGGCAAGTGCTGGGATTGATAGTCATGCCAAGAGCAATAGGAGTTTGTTTAGTACCGCAAGATGAGCGTTGCTACGAACAGGTGATTAAACTTCGCCGCACTATTTATCAAAATTCTCAGTTAATGGCTTTGGGCATTGAACAACATTATCACTTCACTGCCCATATTACATTAGGCTATTTTGGTGAGATTTCGCCGGAACTAGACCGGACAAAATTTAGTACTATGCTGTCTGAGTTGAATCAACAATGGCTTTTAAATTCACCTGAATTTTTAATAGATCGCGTTGAATTGCGAAAATTTGATGACATGACACGCTATTATCGTCAACCTGATTGGCCGACTTTAGCTATTAGTTAA
- a CDS encoding Tfp pilus assembly protein FimT/FimU, giving the protein MDCKPNIKNAVKINSNSGFTLMETLVIVVVIGILSAIAAPTWVSFVNNQRLNTSQNQVYQAFRQAQSQAKKEKLTWNASFREHNGIVQWAVHPATVSAASANWNELDRNVLLDSETTLSLSNGIRQIQFDHTGSVKQPPLGRITLSSKYGGKAKRCVIVSTILGAIRTSKEQPTPQSNKYCY; this is encoded by the coding sequence GTGGATTGTAAACCAAATATTAAAAATGCAGTGAAAATTAACTCTAATAGCGGCTTTACGCTGATGGAGACGTTGGTAATTGTTGTAGTCATAGGTATTTTAAGTGCGATCGCAGCTCCTACTTGGGTGTCTTTCGTCAACAATCAACGTCTTAATACTTCCCAAAATCAAGTTTACCAAGCATTTCGCCAAGCACAAAGCCAAGCTAAAAAGGAAAAATTGACCTGGAATGCGAGTTTTCGGGAACACAACGGTATTGTGCAATGGGCGGTTCATCCTGCTACTGTGAGTGCAGCTAGTGCCAATTGGAATGAGTTAGATAGGAATGTGCTATTAGATTCAGAAACCACCTTAAGTTTGTCAAACGGAATCAGGCAAATTCAATTCGATCATACAGGTAGTGTCAAGCAGCCTCCTTTAGGAAGGATAACTCTATCTAGTAAATATGGTGGTAAAGCTAAACGTTGCGTAATTGTTTCTACAATATTGGGCGCAATCCGCACTAGTAAAGAGCAGCCAACACCGCAGAGTAACAAGTATTGCTATTAA
- a CDS encoding RDD family protein, giving the protein MHLFNRVKFRTPESVELEFTLAGIGNRAWALLIDYHILAFILLGFYILFWVIIVQFSDFWINLVGSSFGLWMIAIAFIITFTIYAGYFVFLEILWQGQTPGKRIAKIRVVRDDGRPIGLQQAALRALLRPFDEFLFIGAFFIMLTRQEKRLGDLAAGTIVIQDQIPVGTATLTISEQAKSLHAQLIEIADLSPLLPDDFAVIREYLQRRSGMSAKAKSLLALKLSQQVQAIINLEQIPTGVSSDEFLEAIYLAYKQREF; this is encoded by the coding sequence ATGCACCTTTTTAACCGTGTTAAATTCCGTACTCCAGAAAGTGTAGAACTAGAATTTACCCTTGCAGGAATTGGTAATCGTGCCTGGGCATTGCTCATTGACTATCACATTTTAGCTTTTATCTTGCTGGGGTTCTACATTCTTTTTTGGGTAATTATCGTCCAATTTTCAGATTTTTGGATAAATCTTGTTGGTTCTAGTTTCGGTTTATGGATGATTGCGATCGCATTTATCATCACCTTTACTATTTATGCAGGTTATTTTGTTTTTCTAGAAATTTTATGGCAAGGACAAACCCCTGGTAAACGCATCGCTAAAATTCGTGTTGTTCGAGATGATGGTAGACCAATTGGGTTACAACAAGCAGCTTTACGTGCCTTACTACGTCCCTTTGATGAGTTCTTATTTATCGGCGCTTTTTTTATTATGTTGACTCGTCAAGAAAAGCGCTTAGGCGATTTAGCTGCCGGCACAATTGTTATTCAAGACCAAATACCAGTCGGAACTGCAACTTTAACTATTTCAGAACAAGCAAAATCACTTCATGCACAACTAATAGAAATTGCTGATTTATCTCCCTTATTACCAGATGATTTTGCTGTCATTCGAGAATATTTACAACGACGTAGTGGAATGTCAGCTAAAGCCAAATCTTTACTAGCACTAAAACTATCACAACAGGTACAAGCAATTATTAACTTAGAGCAAATACCTACTGGTGTTTCCTCTGATGAATTTTTAGAAGCTATTTATCTGGCTTATAAACAGAGAGAATTTTAA
- a CDS encoding glycosyltransferase — protein sequence MNININSPPQISIIIPAYNSENTIAQTINSVLNQTFSDWELIVINDGSQDKTLDIILEFNHPRIKVFSYPNSGSQKSRNRGLEHAVAEFVSFLDADDLWTPDKLESQFKALQANPQAAVAYSWTNCIDEKSQFLRRGTYISAMGNVYANLLLINFLENGSNPLIRRDALNVVGGFDESLNAAQDWDIYLRLAAHYTFVAVPSPQILYRISGNSMSTNVLGLEKGSLAVIERAFKQAPQSIQYSKKYSLGNLYKYLLFKSLEGIPEKNRVITALRFFLQAIINDVYLLKAPTLIKVFLNLIVTSILPSRQALILFQKFPNLFNIVTILGYMKLEN from the coding sequence ATGAACATAAATATTAATTCACCGCCTCAAATTTCTATAATTATCCCAGCTTACAATAGCGAAAATACTATTGCACAGACAATTAATTCTGTTTTAAACCAAACTTTTAGTGATTGGGAATTGATTGTTATAAATGATGGTTCACAAGATAAAACTTTAGATATTATTTTAGAATTTAACCATCCTCGTATTAAAGTATTTTCGTATCCAAATTCTGGTTCACAAAAAAGTCGCAATCGGGGTTTAGAACATGCAGTTGCCGAATTTGTGAGCTTTTTGGATGCCGATGATTTATGGACACCAGATAAATTAGAGTCTCAATTTAAAGCTTTACAAGCTAATCCTCAAGCTGCTGTTGCCTATAGTTGGACAAATTGTATTGATGAAAAAAGCCAATTTCTACGGCGAGGAACATATATTAGCGCAATGGGTAATGTTTATGCAAATTTATTATTAATTAATTTTTTAGAAAATGGTTCTAATCCTTTAATTAGAAGAGATGCTTTAAATGTAGTTGGTGGTTTTGATGAATCTTTAAATGCCGCACAAGATTGGGATATTTATTTAAGGTTAGCTGCCCATTATACTTTTGTAGCAGTACCATCGCCTCAAATATTATATCGAATATCTGGCAACTCAATGTCTACTAATGTTCTTGGGTTAGAAAAAGGTTCATTGGCAGTAATAGAAAGAGCCTTTAAGCAAGCTCCTCAATCCATACAATATTCAAAAAAATATAGTTTAGGTAATCTATACAAGTATTTACTATTTAAATCTCTAGAAGGCATACCCGAAAAAAATCGTGTTATTACTGCGTTGAGATTTTTTTTGCAAGCTATTATCAATGATGTATATTTGCTAAAAGCTCCAACTTTAATTAAGGTATTTTTAAATTTAATTGTCACATCTATACTACCTAGCAGACAAGCATTAATTTTATTTCAAAAGTTTCCCAATTTATTTAATATAGTCACAATTCTGGGATATATGAAATTAGAAAATTAG
- a CDS encoding DUF58 domain-containing protein, with the protein MVAADRVYILLVIGIAIAPILAMLFGIPTSIGITLLFDIFVLALMVVDCLRVRRDRVEVSRQIPSRLSIGRDNPVVLTVKSANTNAVIKIRDYSPTGFGVSTPELSTTVGMNSTQELTYTVHPTQRGEFAWGNLQVRQLGLWGLAWDDWQISQNLRVKVYPDLVGLRSLSIRLALQSSGSIRQRRMGIGTEFAELRNYRTGDDLRLVDWKATARRVGAYGNTPPLVRVLEPEQEQTLIILLDRGRLMTAQVQGLQRFDWGLNATLSLALAGLHRGDRVGVGVFDRQMHTWIPPERGQNYLPQLIDRLTPIQPVLLESDYLGAVTNVVQRQTRRALVVLITDIVDAIASTELLAALSRLAPRYLPFCVTLRDPQVDHLAHTFTEDVTNTYVRAVALDLLAQRQVAFAQLKQKGVLVLDAPANQITDQLVERYLQLKARNQL; encoded by the coding sequence ATGGTGGCAGCGGATAGAGTTTATATATTATTAGTTATAGGAATTGCGATCGCACCTATTTTGGCGATGCTTTTCGGTATTCCCACAAGTATCGGTATTACACTTTTATTTGATATTTTCGTCCTCGCATTAATGGTGGTGGATTGTTTACGAGTAAGACGCGATCGCGTCGAAGTTAGCCGCCAAATTCCATCACGCTTATCTATTGGTCGTGATAACCCGGTTGTACTAACGGTAAAATCGGCAAATACCAATGCTGTAATTAAAATTCGCGACTATTCTCCCACAGGCTTTGGTGTTTCTACACCAGAACTCAGCACTACTGTAGGGATGAATAGCACCCAGGAATTAACATACACAGTTCACCCCACACAACGGGGAGAATTTGCTTGGGGAAATCTTCAGGTAAGACAATTAGGATTGTGGGGATTAGCTTGGGATGATTGGCAAATTTCGCAAAATCTACGGGTGAAAGTTTATCCAGATTTAGTGGGATTGCGATCGCTTTCCATTCGGTTAGCATTGCAATCATCTGGATCAATCCGTCAACGCCGCATGGGTATTGGTACAGAGTTTGCGGAACTGCGAAACTATCGCACAGGCGACGATTTACGCTTGGTTGATTGGAAAGCCACGGCGCGACGTGTAGGGGCTTATGGTAATACACCGCCCTTAGTTAGGGTTTTAGAACCAGAACAAGAGCAAACTTTAATAATTTTGCTCGATCGCGGGCGGTTAATGACAGCTCAAGTCCAAGGTTTGCAGCGATTTGACTGGGGATTGAATGCAACCTTATCCTTAGCTTTAGCCGGATTACATCGAGGCGATCGCGTCGGTGTGGGTGTATTTGACAGACAAATGCATACGTGGATTCCACCGGAACGCGGTCAAAATTATCTCCCCCAGTTAATTGATCGCTTAACACCAATTCAACCCGTATTGCTGGAATCTGATTATTTAGGGGCTGTAACCAATGTAGTACAACGGCAGACTCGGCGCGCACTAGTGGTATTAATTACCGATATAGTTGATGCGATCGCTTCCACCGAACTTCTCGCCGCTTTATCTCGCCTAGCGCCTCGTTACCTACCATTTTGCGTTACACTCCGCGATCCGCAAGTTGATCATCTAGCCCATACCTTCACTGAAGATGTGACAAATACTTATGTTCGCGCAGTCGCTTTAGATTTATTAGCACAGCGACAAGTTGCATTTGCCCAATTAAAGCAAAAAGGTGTGTTGGTACTCGACGCACCAGCTAATCAAATTACAGATCAGTTGGTTGAACGATATTTACAACTAAAAGCCCGGAATCAACTTTAA
- a CDS encoding glycosyltransferase, with protein MPLISVVIPVYNGETTIKQTIESVLTQTFSDFELIIINDGSQDNTLTIIQSLSDNRIQIFSYPNAGLPVSRNRGLSHAVGKYVSFIDADDLWTNDKLESQLKILENNPAADIAYSWTDYIDEQGNFLCHGNHLTFNGNVYEQLLISNFLENGSNPLITRQALIEVGGFDPSLKSAEDWDLWLRLAVRYLFVAVSSPQILYRVSGNSMSANILNMEDACLQVIERAFTQAPESIKNLKLHSVVNLYKYLTCKSLQAPLHRDKSFLGAKFLWKFFIYNPKRLQYLHFTLTLLIKILMIIILPSQWLTALLKNKKNSVNF; from the coding sequence ATGCCATTAATATCTGTAGTTATTCCTGTTTATAATGGGGAAACAACAATTAAACAAACTATAGAATCTGTTTTAACTCAAACTTTCTCAGATTTTGAATTAATTATAATTAATGATGGTTCTCAAGATAATACTTTAACAATAATCCAAAGTCTTTCAGACAATCGCATCCAGATATTTTCCTATCCGAATGCAGGTTTACCTGTAAGTCGGAATCGGGGATTATCCCATGCAGTAGGTAAATATGTTTCATTTATTGATGCTGACGATCTCTGGACTAACGATAAATTGGAAAGTCAACTTAAGATATTAGAAAATAACCCTGCAGCAGATATTGCTTATAGTTGGACTGATTATATTGATGAGCAAGGTAATTTTCTTTGTCATGGTAATCATTTAACATTTAATGGCAATGTCTATGAGCAGCTATTAATAAGTAATTTTTTAGAAAATGGTTCTAATCCTTTAATTACTAGACAAGCTTTAATAGAAGTAGGAGGTTTTGATCCTTCACTAAAATCTGCTGAAGATTGGGATTTATGGTTGAGATTAGCAGTTCGTTATCTTTTTGTAGCAGTATCATCTCCACAAATTTTGTATAGAGTTTCTGGAAATTCTATGTCCGCTAATATTTTGAACATGGAAGATGCGTGCTTACAGGTAATTGAACGGGCATTTACTCAGGCTCCTGAATCAATCAAAAACCTAAAATTACATAGTGTAGTCAACTTATATAAATATCTCACCTGCAAATCTTTGCAAGCGCCTCTACATCGAGATAAATCTTTTCTAGGAGCTAAATTTTTGTGGAAGTTTTTTATCTACAATCCCAAGCGATTGCAATATCTTCATTTCACATTAACGCTATTAATTAAAATATTGATGATTATAATATTACCTAGCCAGTGGCTAACAGCTTTATTAAAGAATAAAAAAAACAGCGTTAATTTTTAA
- the hpsE gene encoding hormogonium polysaccharide biosynthesis glycosyltransferase HpsE yields MNFTVAIPTYNGELTLPLVLERLQKQVNPENLTWEVIVIDNNSNDSTSQVVKEFAANWPAHVPLKYFFEQEQGMAYARWRAIKEAQGEFVGFLDDDNLAASDWVYQSYLFGKEHQKVGAYGGEIQGYFQTPPPDNFGPAKTFLAIRKYADTATLFEVDKLRLPPGAGLVVRKQAWLESVPSRVTHTQRGCEDYEISINMHLSGWEIWYNPQMQIQHLIPAWRMQKSYLVSIARIYGLSTCQIRLMTVKADWQKSLLLVKIFLGGLKRIISHLLKYRNQVLSNLGLACEMSFFIGQLFSPFYYLKQRIRLINLNININ; encoded by the coding sequence ATGAATTTTACAGTAGCAATACCTACTTATAATGGTGAATTAACTTTGCCTTTAGTTTTAGAAAGATTGCAAAAACAAGTGAATCCAGAAAACCTCACTTGGGAAGTAATAGTTATTGATAATAATAGTAACGATAGTACTTCTCAAGTAGTTAAAGAGTTTGCCGCTAACTGGCCTGCTCATGTTCCATTAAAATACTTTTTTGAGCAAGAACAAGGAATGGCTTATGCCCGTTGGCGGGCAATTAAGGAAGCCCAAGGGGAATTTGTCGGCTTTTTAGATGATGACAACTTAGCTGCTTCCGACTGGGTTTATCAATCTTATCTATTTGGTAAGGAACATCAGAAAGTGGGTGCTTATGGTGGAGAAATTCAAGGCTATTTCCAAACACCACCTCCTGATAATTTTGGCCCTGCTAAAACATTCCTTGCTATTAGGAAATACGCTGATACAGCAACTCTATTTGAAGTAGATAAATTAAGATTACCTCCAGGTGCAGGCTTGGTTGTTCGTAAGCAAGCATGGCTAGAAAGCGTTCCCAGTCGCGTTACCCATACCCAGCGAGGATGTGAAGATTATGAAATTTCCATCAATATGCACTTGTCTGGTTGGGAAATTTGGTATAACCCGCAAATGCAAATTCAGCATCTTATTCCAGCTTGGCGGATGCAAAAAAGTTATTTGGTAAGTATTGCTCGCATTTATGGTTTATCTACTTGCCAAATACGTTTAATGACTGTGAAAGCTGATTGGCAGAAATCTTTGCTATTAGTGAAAATTTTTCTGGGAGGTTTAAAACGAATTATCTCTCATCTTTTGAAATATCGTAACCAAGTTCTGAGTAATTTAGGCTTGGCTTGTGAGATGTCATTTTTTATAGGGCAGCTTTTTAGCCCGTTTTATTACTTAAAACAGCGTATTCGCCTTATTAATCTTAATATCAATATTAATTAA
- a CDS encoding DUF975 domain-containing protein has translation MTGEFGSPSPMQPLSVGNVVSAGIRLYRSHLKDYFLLALKAYVWILVPVYGWAKFYALTGLISRLAFGDLVNQPESISEGERFVNSRLWQFLLTMLLMAIVGMGIVFGISFAFVIIGVLSAVVVGGLGQQTSLVATLLVVLIGLIVGIAALIAVFWLLTRFYLVDVPLSIEDNVDATSTISRSWELTQGYVWRILLISFVAVLITFPIQLVVQILATIIQLIFTPLLQQGNNAASVLVFLLVLALSFASGAAVLPFWQSIKAVIYYDLRSRREGLGLKLRDREI, from the coding sequence ATGACTGGTGAATTTGGTTCCCCCAGCCCCATGCAACCCCTGAGTGTGGGAAATGTCGTGAGTGCAGGAATAAGATTGTATCGTTCTCACCTCAAAGATTACTTTTTACTTGCCCTCAAAGCTTACGTTTGGATACTTGTTCCAGTATATGGCTGGGCGAAATTTTATGCCTTGACAGGGCTGATTTCTCGTTTAGCTTTTGGCGATTTGGTCAATCAACCCGAAAGCATTAGCGAGGGTGAACGTTTTGTAAATTCGCGATTATGGCAATTTTTATTGACAATGCTGTTAATGGCGATTGTCGGTATGGGAATTGTCTTCGGTATTAGCTTTGCATTTGTGATAATTGGCGTTTTATCGGCTGTCGTGGTGGGAGGGTTAGGTCAACAAACCAGTCTTGTGGCGACATTGCTTGTAGTTTTAATCGGCTTGATTGTCGGTATTGCAGCTTTGATTGCAGTGTTTTGGCTGTTAACAAGGTTCTATTTAGTAGATGTTCCCTTATCAATTGAGGATAATGTTGATGCGACCTCAACCATTAGCCGGAGTTGGGAGTTAACTCAAGGTTACGTTTGGCGGATTCTGTTGATTAGCTTTGTGGCTGTTTTGATCACATTTCCAATTCAACTAGTAGTGCAAATCCTCGCAACTATTATTCAGTTAATTTTCACGCCCCTACTCCAACAGGGAAACAATGCTGCAAGTGTGCTGGTATTCTTGCTAGTTCTGGCTTTAAGTTTTGCAAGTGGCGCAGCCGTTCTTCCATTTTGGCAAAGCATTAAAGCTGTGATTTATTATGACCTGCGGAGTCGTCGTGAAGGCTTAGGCTTAAAGTTACGCGATCGCGAAATTTAA
- a CDS encoding TIGR04282 family arsenosugar biosynthesis glycosyltransferase: protein MKSLNCLKQHLIIFTRYPEPGKTKTRLIPALGELGAANLQKQMTEYTILQVQALQKITNISFEVRFAGGNLQLMQNWLGSDLVYQPQGEGDLGDRMMRSLADAVVSGKKQVIIIGIDCPGVNSQLLAMAFEQLNNFDMVLGPAMDGGYYLIGLHQATPQLFANIDWGTSQVFQQTVDIAQQLNLSHTYLPILADVDRPEDLPIWEQTIAREVADKTQ from the coding sequence CTGAAATCACTAAATTGTCTCAAACAGCACCTAATTATTTTTACTCGTTACCCAGAACCAGGGAAGACAAAAACTCGGTTGATACCTGCTTTAGGTGAATTAGGCGCTGCTAATCTGCAAAAGCAGATGACTGAATACACAATATTGCAAGTTCAAGCATTGCAAAAGATAACGAACATTTCTTTTGAAGTGCGCTTTGCAGGTGGCAATTTACAATTAATGCAAAATTGGTTGGGGTCTGATTTAGTTTACCAACCTCAAGGTGAAGGAGATTTAGGCGATCGCATGATGCGATCGCTTGCGGATGCGGTTGTATCTGGTAAAAAACAAGTAATAATCATCGGTATAGATTGTCCTGGGGTAAATTCTCAGTTGCTAGCAATGGCGTTTGAGCAACTAAATAATTTTGACATGGTGCTAGGCCCCGCAATGGACGGTGGCTATTACTTAATTGGGTTACATCAAGCAACTCCGCAATTATTCGCTAATATCGACTGGGGAACTTCTCAAGTATTCCAGCAAACGGTAGACATTGCCCAGCAGCTTAATTTATCACACACTTACTTACCTATCTTGGCTGATGTTGACCGTCCCGAGGATCTGCCGATTTGGGAACAAACTATTGCTAGAGAAGTTGCCGATAAGACTCAGTGA